In Cicer arietinum cultivar CDC Frontier isolate Library 1 chromosome 7, Cicar.CDCFrontier_v2.0, whole genome shotgun sequence, the genomic window ATGGAAATGAGTATAAATAGTAATCACCAAAATATAACAAGCAGATTTCAGACTTTGGTGCAGACATCTCCTTCACAAACCCATCCTTCTTTGGTCTTCTCTTCTTCCTTGGCATGATCTATGCTTTCTTTGTCTTCCAGTGCACACTTTGGATGGAGATCAAAGTCACACTCTTCACAGTAGTATGACCAAACATGTCCCTCCTCAGAACAACCATCACAGTAATATACCCTGCGGCGCGTCAACTCAAGCTCATGCTCATGTGTTTTGTGCGTCACCTTCTCAGGCCACCCCTTTGCAATGTCATCATTTTGTGCCTCTATTTCTTTTATTCTCTCCTCGGTAAAAGGATAAGCATCTGCTCCATAAAGCGCAACCAGATCTCGAGCTTCTTTTGTGACAGTCCGGCCATTTGATCCGATAGCCACAAGCTTCGGGATGCCAGATACCTTGAATTTCCGACTCAGGAACTCCTTCCTTGAGTCACCAAAGGGAAGTGCCAGCCACGGCATTCNNNNNNNNNNNNNNNNNNNNNNNNNNNNNNNNNNNNNNNNNNNNNNNNNNNNNNNNNNNNNNNNNNNNNNNNNNNNNNNNNNNNNNNNNNNNNNNNNNNNNNNNNNNNNNNNNNNNNNNNNNNNNNNNNNNNNNNNNNNNNNNNNNNNNNNNNNNNNNNNNNNNCATTCCTGCAAAGAATTCATCAAAGGAGGCTTGATCCCTGTATCTTGAGATGAAAATGACTTCAAGTGCATCATTGTCTTGTGCCTTAATCTTATGGTATGCATCAATGAGTTTTGGAAGAAATGCACGACATGGAGGACACCAGTGGGCTGAGAAGTAGAGGAGGACGGTCTTCCCCTCTAATTTTGACACCGGAATCTGAAATAGGAATAAATGCTAACTTGTTAATATCATACATTAAACAGATGGAGTGATGGGGAATCACTCAACATAATTCCGTAAATTTCTATTATAAGATGATTTACCTTCTCCCCATCTTTCTCAATCACAAAATCTCGATCCCCAGACACCAAAACTGACCCAATTGTTTGAGTTGCCTCCTTGGCCTTCTCTATTTCTTCGAGTTCAGCAAGCTTTTCAGGAGTGAATGGATATGCAGTGATCCCATGATCCTCAATGATCTCAGCAGCATTAGGATGAAGAGTTTTCCCATTTGGCCCAATAATAACCAAGGTGGGAAGGGCTGATAGTTCAAAGTACTGAACTAGTTTCGCACATGTTTTGTCCTTGATAGGCAAGGATAACCAATGCACACTTTCTAATTCTTTCTCCAATGACTCTTCCTCGTCATCTAAGGGTATCACCACAACCTCAAAGTTCTCCCCCTCCGCCTTCAGCTTCTTGTAAACATCCTTAAGCTGTGAAGTAAATGTAGTGCATGATCTGTACGAATTTGCACAGAAATACAGACCAACTGTCTTTCCCTCAAGCTCAGAGATAGGTATCTGTGTGCACATGAAAGAAAAAGTCAGATTGATAAGTGAACCACGTGATTTATGGTAAACAACCAGATAATAACTAAAGG contains:
- the LOC101490441 gene encoding probable nucleoredoxin 1 produces the protein MADSVDVTHDLHSLLSSPDRDFLLRNNGDQVKIDSLKGKKLGLYFSASWCGPCRGFTPTLVEAYNELSPNGEFEVVFITADEDDEAFKSYFSKMPWLAIPFSDSDTRNRLDELFHVNGIPHLALLDETGKVVAEDGVDIIREYGPEAFPFTSERIQELKDQEEEAKRNQSLRSILGSRSRDFVISSDGKNIPISELEGKTVGLYFCANSYRSCTTFTSQLKDVYKKLKAEGENFEVVVIPLDDEEESLEKELESVHWLSLPIKDKTCAKLVQYFELSALPTLVIIGPNGKTLHPNAAEIIEDHGITAYPFTPEKLAELEEIEKAKEATQTIGSVLVSGDRDFVIEKDGEKIPVSKLEGKTVLLYFSAHWCPPCRAFLPKLIDAYHKIKAQDNDALEVIFISRYRDQASFDEFFAGMPWLALPFGDSRKEFLSRKFKVSGIPKLVAIGSNGRTVTKEARDLVALYGADAYPFTEERIKEIEAQNDDIAKGWPEKVTHKTHEHELELTRRRVYYCDGCSEEGHVWSYYCEECDFDLHPKCALEDKESIDHAKEEEKTKEGWVCEGDVCTKV